Sequence from the Mixophyes fleayi isolate aMixFle1 chromosome 4, aMixFle1.hap1, whole genome shotgun sequence genome:
CTGTCACTTTTACAATAGCAAAATGAAACCGAGGTTAATCATCTCCTCTCTGCGCTGGAAGTCTTTTGCCTGAATGGGACCACCTCCAAAGTCCTAAGCACTACTAtctattcttattttattaaacaagccCATCTGCCCATGAACTGCATGAGCTACGCTGGGAGGAAGACCTGCAGGAAACCCTGAGCCCGGTTGACTGATCCGGTATCTGTTAGGGAGTTGCTAAGAGCTCAATTTGTaggcaaataaaagaaaatttgtACAAATTGCTGTTCAGTTTGTATTTAGGTATTTCAagacttagggatatatttactaaactgcgggtttaaaaaagtggagatgttgcctatagcaaccaatcatattctagctgtcattttgtagaatgtactaaataaatgacagctacaatcggattggttgctataggaaacatctccactttttcaaacccctagtttagtaaatatagcccttagtggcatattcaattaggtccagaGATTGCCCTTGCACAGCGGCTGAGCATTAATTACATAAGGAAATACGGTAACGCAACAGCACAGTTttttcctttgcaaccctatttatatttataaaaattatttatattctatTAAGTTTACTTGCTGTacagtctatggggtatatttactaaactgcaggtttgaaaaagtgtggatgttgcctatagcaaccaatcggattctagatttcatttatttagtactttctacaaaataacagctagaatctgattggttgctataggcaacatccccactttttcaaacccgcagcttagtaaatctagccctatatctctTCAAGCTAaatttacttattatttaatTGAGCCTGTACCCCCCCTCCTTTCTACTTTTTACCACCAAGCCCACCCAAAAtccaataaaatatgtttttaaaaatattcacCACCTTTTTTATTGTAGCATGAAAATATTTgatttacatttgtttaaatcactatttcttttactatagtttttctagtaaaagtTGGACaagctatttattaaaagtattatTCTCCTAGGAATAATCTTAATCACACATTAGAGAGTCTCAGTAAATGCTGTAGAGAGTAGCAAGTAATTTGGTGATTAACTATCACCTAATACaggattatatattctctgtaaaacaGATCTTTGTGATAGAGTTTTGCCAGTTGTGCTCTAGGTCAGATCATAATTGACATTTTATAAGTAAGTAAGaagtttatttcattgttttgctttaacatacatttttttttaccttaacttttatttttaaatttgcccATTGAAGCTCTGCACTGGTCACCCTGTTATTCACCATCTACATATTCTTCCTTGATAACTGCTAAATTACATGTGCTGAGCTTTCAATCTCCACATTGAAATCAAACAAAATCTTGTATCCATTCCTCAGTTCCCTAAATTAAAGTCATATAAATATTTGCATATCAAATAATCCAGCTTGGTGATCCGGTCACTGTCATTCCTAAAGTAAACTTTGACACAAAATAATTGGTGCTATTGCCTCATCTATTGCACTTAAtggcactgaaaactgccatcaTAAAGTCAGGCTCCATGATTACTGTTGAGGAGTACTATTTGGGCTAGATTTCTCCTTTTTAACCATATCCAtaccgtcttcaggactttgcccgggctgctcccctgctgtggaacgatcttccaatttccatcaggttagcatctactctcaaaggcttcaagcgtgcccttaagactcatttctttattcaagtctatcagtcctcctcctaacttccttgtcctggctctctcccccagttagtaccaccctatttgtgtctcccccttccctttaggatgtaagctctcatgagcagggccctctttccttgtgtgctccttctactactccatcaccctctgtacctcttggcctgcttcgctagccctggtttccctgttttcttaagcttcagccttcttctcactgatttctaccatccctttcactatctgtcccagaaataatctgatttgctttaccctgtcacctaagtttgtttatatttttgtatcattttgaatcttggttctctgttttctgtatatttaatgtacggcgctgcggaccctatgtggcgccttataagtcaaagataataataataataattaataatatccaGCACTGCAAAAAATTTAGCCCCAGATCTTCATCACATCACTCACTTACCAGGCTCCCCTCATTTCAATTTGTTATAAATACTGTAGCTTTTCCCTATCCTGTTAGCCCATTTTACCAGTCATATAAAAGGCTTTCTCTATTTCTCAAGATGAAATACCATACCATATCCTTAACATAATTAGTTATGAGCAAGTCTGCTTTACCTTGTACATGGAAGCTCATCTATATTGTCCCAGCCACACCCTATAGTCATTTCAATATCTATTACCTCTTGTTATCTCCTCTATGACATCCGCAGAACTCTTTATAGCTCTCCTTGTTCTTGAACTTCTACTAATTCTTCACTAATATTagcatttttattacttttaatccCTACTCTGGTTATATGGTATGGTATGTCAATTGTAAAGCTTATAACGTTGTATGTTTTCAATGTCAGCTGGATATAGAGAGCTCAGGGCTAAATGATTTGAAGCTATGTACGTAAAGTAAAAAATTTGGATTCTATGCTCAGCTTTTAGTGTAAGGCATTTATACCTTTTATATAgtttttcttgttgttttatCTCCAGAAGATGCAAGAAAATAATATCACCTTCATTGTACTTATTGGATTTCCAGGTCTTCATCATTTCAAAATTGTTCTCTTCTTGTTCTTGCTTATTATTTACTGTCTGACTATCTCTGGAAATGTACTTATCATTACTTTGGTTTTATTAAGCAAAAGCCTGCATTTGCCTATGTACATCTTCATTACACAAGTGTCTTTGTTTGATATCTTACTGACTACAGATATTCTTCCTAACATGTTCCCTATTGTACTGTATGAAGGAAACGCAATCTCTTTGAAGAGTTGCATTGCTCAGTTTTTCTTCTTTGCCAACGCAGAAGCTTTGGAGTGTCTTATTCTGACAGTAATGTCTTACGACCGGTACTTGGCCATCTGCAAACCATTGCATTATAGCGTAACAGTGAATGACATGTTTTGTGTGAAATCAATAACTTTTACTTGGCTGCTGAGTTTTTTCATGACTTTGACCAATGCCGTCGCCATGTGCAATTTAACGTTCTGTGGAGCAAATGTTATTGATCATTTCTTCTGTGATTTTACTCCTCTGTTAAATCTTGCTTGTTCAGATGCTTCCATAGTTCACGTTCAGACTGTCATCATTTGTTTTTCAGTAATCATTTGCCCATTTATAATAATTGTGAtatcatatgtatatattgtattcacTATCTCAAGGATCCCGTCCATAACCGGGAGGcagaaagccttctccacctgcagcTCCCACCTGACTGTGGTGTCCATATTTTATGGAGCATTGATTTCTGTTTACATTGTTCCACCCACAGGACAATTGTTAGGTGTAAACAAGGTCCTTTCTCTCTTTTACACTGTTGTGACACCATTGCTGAACCCAATTATATACACATTGAGGAATAAAGACATTAAGGaagcatttaaaaaatgtaaacataaattGAATGCAAATATTTAAGTGTATTGTTAATTTTTGCAAATTTTTGCACCTAGTATTGGTAATATCACACACTTTGATATTAAACATAGATATGGCATCGGACTTGATCAAATTTAGGATTAAAATATGTTTCCtgttatttaaatacatattttaaaattaagaaatGCGGCCATATTTTTCTTATACAACATTTATTAGTCTCTGCaaggcagtggattccaaactttttcagttcaaggcacccttagggtctccataattttttcaaggcacccctaagtcaaaataattaccaagtagcccccgCCTTGCttgccctggccgaggcaccactgtgagatcgccgaggcacccctgggagcctaggcacacagtttgggaaccactgctgtaaggtgtaaggctaggtgcacactacagttttttcagccaattattgggttAATCGGACAATAAATGACCGTTcagtccgatatcacattagtgtgtacactgaaaccGTGACCGATTGTCATCTTGAAGCACCTGaaatcgttgatcgagattttcaaactgacttgaaaatcttgttcagtaatggaacaatgtcgttccaatgcTGTAGTGTTTATGtactcatgatcaggatctccgtAGAGTTCACCGAGTCATGATCTTTTTACCcaacggttatgacagatgaagagcacagatctgaaggtaaatattgtaaaatgtacATCTAAAAGGTAAATctttatgtacggcgctgcggacattTTGTGGCACCTcaaaaataaacgataataataataataataataaaatgtgtatagtgtgtacacaggaattgcCAGGctaatcgggacttttttttttgccatgaacACCACCCATGTCCGTTCGAGTGAGCGTAAGAAGCACTTACCATAGCGTGCGACTTT
This genomic interval carries:
- the LOC142150453 gene encoding olfactory receptor 11L1-like; the encoded protein is MQENNITFIVLIGFPGLHHFKIVLFLFLLIIYCLTISGNVLIITLVLLSKSLHLPMYIFITQVSLFDILLTTDILPNMFPIVLYEGNAISLKSCIAQFFFFANAEALECLILTVMSYDRYLAICKPLHYSVTVNDMFCVKSITFTWLLSFFMTLTNAVAMCNLTFCGANVIDHFFCDFTPLLNLACSDASIVHVQTVIICFSVIICPFIIIVISYVYIVFTISRIPSITGRQKAFSTCSSHLTVVSIFYGALISVYIVPPTGQLLGVNKVLSLFYTVVTPLLNPIIYTLRNKDIKEAFKKCKHKLNANI